From a region of the Impatiens glandulifera chromosome 4, dImpGla2.1, whole genome shotgun sequence genome:
- the LOC124936097 gene encoding calcineurin subunit B-like encodes MGNSSSMLTQYDIEEVQEHCNHSFSQQEIVSLYKRFCQIDRNGGGFISAEEFLSVPELAVNPLCQRLLRILDGLNFKEFVAFLSAFSSRATLQQKVEFIFKVYDSDGNGKVTFIEMLDILGDLTGQFMSKQQREVVLSRVLGEAGYDQDSSFVLSDFMKILGNSNMKMEVEVPVD; translated from the exons ATGGGAAATTCATCATCGATGCTCACTCAGTACGATATCGAAGAGGTTCAGGAGCACTGCAATCATTCCT TTTCTCAGCAGGAGATAGTTTCTCTCTATAAGAGATTCTGTCAGATCGATCGCAATGGGGGTGGCTTCATATCCGCCGAAGAGTTCCTTTCCGTGCCTGAATTAGCAGTCAATCCACTCTGTCAG AGATTGTTGCGGATATTGGATGGATTGAATTTTAAGGAATTCGTAGCTTTCTTATCTGCTTTTAGCTCTCGTGCCACATTGCAACAGAAAGTGGAAT TCATATTCAAGGTGTATGATTCAGATGGCAATGGAAAGGTCACATTCATTGAAATGTTGGACATTTTGGGGGACTTGACTGGACAATTCATGTCAAAACAACAGAGAGAG GTAGTCCTGTCCCGTGTTCTTGGAGAAGCTGGATATGACCAGGATTCATCATTTGTTCTGTCCGACTTTATGAAG ATTCTTGGCAACTCAAATATGAAGATGGAAGTTGAGGTTCCAGTTGATTAA
- the LOC124935332 gene encoding autophagy-related protein 11-like yields the protein MNSTVRSGRFVVHVAENGHSFECDCDENNLVHDVQRFLESVSGTNVNDQLLLCLNMKLESRKPLSIYKLPSDDREVFLYNKSRMRINSQPPSPESIEIVEIPNPTPPSSSSYPLEDNPDPALRAIPSYDIIFRYNYQLGHAIYNRIVTKLKKCEKLLGEQKVQERAMEIARDNLDHLYGTIHQNYTDFMKCYCRQDRKHSNLMMNFGKNIEKLRYCRLHPALQTTDRNCLFDLVKEDNLQLQKIVANEYRDSYKQFEKKISEFEQDFDELKMIVEELFSSKASSIIIDSERAINDHYGYIHEHKSIMKSISKDVKIVKKIIDDCLSNQSPSSIRRPYDAVSSLGPIYDIQDQNYLPKLENCDSTISKLLNFCKEKKNDMNIFIYNYMQKIAYVQYAMKNIRCRFSVFIEAMKHQNDQFHFLRIIHGIGPSYRACFAEIVRRKCSFKLHMGNAGLLAEKLDTNREIEVRKRKKFLRWHSLYIPQDVLAMMGLFDNPNLCQVDIAPYDCNLLDIDISDLDGLAPEYLVGNWKGSFNEINETICSETSNIEVENVKLKADLASAIARICTLNIEMLGDSKIGSAMKEAAEKNSEALRLKDEYGKKLGSLLKDKQMECDSYEKKIIELEQRLYEVSSNKVVLCLSNEMSGNNIALAEIKEVNRSQKLLEDSYTNCAHLENRVKKRTLFEIFRMVISSGEIDEFPESLRVLSNSLANSIGDDDELGECIKLLADKVGLLSNYHNEELIEKYAKVKEQLEKELDENKELASTLHRKHQLEKQANNEKISFGHLKVQEIAAFVLNSPTGHYEAINNCRCCNYYLSDESVSLLTNHLQNRPSYLIGQIVHIEQQTVKTVLSSNPYDLPVGCEYFIITVEMLPDISDDDDRSSTPTS from the exons atgaattccACTGTTCGTAGCGGCAGATTTGTAGTTCATGTGGCCGAAAATGGACACTCATTCGAATGTGATTGTGATGAAAATAATCTAGTTCACGACGTACAGCGATTCCTTGAATCAGTTTCTGGAACTAATGTAAACGATCAGCTGTTACTATGTTTGAATATGAAACTGGAATCGCGGAAACCGCTTTCCATCTATAAGCTTCCATCTGATGATCGCGAAGTTTTCTTATACAACAAGTCAAGAATGAGAATCAACTCTCAACCTCCTTCGCCAGAATCGATTGAAATAGTCGAAATCCCGAACCCTACGCctccatcttcatcttcatatcCATTAGAAGATAATCCAGACCCTGCACTTAGAGCTATTCCTTCCTACGATATCATATTCAGATACAATTACCAGCTAGGGCACGCGATCTACAATCGAATAGTGACGAAACTCAAGAAATGCGAGAAACTCCTCGGTGAACAAAAGGTACAAGAAAGAGCAATGGAGATTGCGAGAGATAATCTAGATCATCTCTATGGAACGATTCATCAAAACTATACGGATTTCATGAAATGTTATTGTCGTCAGGATAGAAAACATTCGAACCTAATGATGAACTTTGGGAAGaacatagagaaattgagataTTGCAGACTTCATCCAGCGTTACAAACCACTGATcggaactgtttgtttgatCTTGTGAAGGAAGATAACTTACAGTTACAGAAGATTGTGGCGAATGAGTACAGAGATTCTTATAAACAATTTGAGAAGAAGATTTCAGAGTTTGAACAAGACTTTGATGAACTCAAGATGATTGTTGAAGAATTGTTTTCAAGTAAAGCTTCTTCTATTATCATCGATTCAGAACGTGCCATCAATGATCATTATGGTTATATTCATGAACATAAGAGTATAATGAAATCAATCAG CAAAGATGTGAAGATAGTGAAGAAGATTATCGACGATTGTCTTTCAAACCAATCACCTTCTTCAATTCGTCGTCCTTACGATGCTGTCTCATCACTAGGCCCAATCTACGACATTCAAGATCAAAATTATCTTCCCAAACTTGAGAATTGCGATAGTACAATCTCGAAACTTCTCAATTTCTGCAAGGAGAAAAAGAATGACATGAACATCTTCATATACAACTACATGCAAAAGATAGCATACGTTCAGTACGCAATGAAGAACATAAGATGCAGATTTTCAGTCTTCATAGAAGCGATGAAACATCAGAATGATCAATTTCATTTCTTAAGGATAATCCATGGTATAGGGCCATCATACAGAGCTTGTTTTGCAGAGATAGTAAGGAGAAAGTGTTCGTTTAAACTTCACATGGGAAATGCAGGTCTATTAGCTGAAAAACTCGATACCAATAGAGAGATTGAAGTGAGGAAAAGGAAGAAGTTTTTGAGATGGCACAGTTTATATATACCACAGGATGTTTTAGCAATGATGGGATTGTTCGATAATCCGAATCTATGTCAGGTCGATATAGCTCCTTATGATTGTAACCTTCTTGACATTGATATCTCTGATTTAGATGGGCTGGCGCCCGAATACTTAGTGGGGAATTGGAAAGGTTCGTTTAATGAGATTAACGAAACCATTTGTTCTGAAACAAGTAATATTGAAGTTGAGAATGTTAAACTGAAAGCTGATCTTGCTTCTGCTATAGCTAGAATCTGTACTTTAAACATTGAAATGCTGGGCGATAGTAAAATTGGAAGTGCAATGAAAGAGGCTGCGGAGAAGAATTCTGAGGCTTTGCGATTGAAAGATGAATATGGGAAGAAACTTGGGTCTTTGTTAAAGGATAAACAAATGGAATGTGATTCATATGAGAAGAAGATAATTGAATTGGAACAGAGATTGTACGAGGTTTCGTCTAATAAGGTTGTTTTGTGTTTATCAAATGAAATGTCAGGTAATAATATTGCTTTAGCCGAGATAAAGGAGGTGAATCGAAGTCAGAAGCTTCTAGAAGATTCTTACACGAATTGTGCTCACTTGGAGAATAGAGTTAAAAAGCGTACACTTTTTGAGATATTCCGTATGGTTATATCTTCGGGGGAGATTGATGAATTTCCGGAATCGTTAAGAGTTCTTTCCAACTCTTTGGCCAA TTCAATTGGCGATGATGATGAATTGGGAGAATGCATTAAGTTATTAGCGGATAAAGTGGGATTGTTGTCAAATTATCATAATGAAGAACTGATTGAGAAATACGCTAAAGTGAAGGAGCAACTTGAGAAGGAATTGGATGAAAATAAAGAGTTAGCATCTACTCTCCACAGAAAACATCAACTAGAAAAACAG GCAAACAACGAGAAGATATCATTTGGGCATTTGAAAGTTCAAGAGATTGCTGCATTTGTCCTGAATTCACCAACCGGGCATTATGAAGCTATAAATAATTGTAGGTGTTGTAACTATTATCTTTCAGACGAATCAGTTTCGCTCTTGACTAATCATCTTCAAAACCGGCCTAGCTATCTAATTGGGCAGATTGTGCATATCGAACAACAAACTGTGAAAACTGTATTGTCTTCGAACCCGTATGATCTTCCTGTCGGATGTGAATACTTCATTATAACGGTTGAAATGTTACCAGATATctctgatgatgatgatcgaTCTTCTACTCCGACTTCCTGA